One stretch of Aigarchaeota archaeon DNA includes these proteins:
- a CDS encoding SWIM zinc finger family protein — protein sequence MNDELSLLREKYGSMYDEAMNAVERGLVKRYVFKPSGRVRWVVVGRTQDYLILLKAGYCTCDDFYFRVLSHEKPMCYHLLAAKMALESGKYEEIYEEDRWYPKLLNEWLPK from the coding sequence ATGAATGATGAGCTGAGCCTATTGAGGGAAAAATATGGTTCTATGTACGATGAGGCGATGAATGCCGTAGAAAGAGGCCTCGTGAAACGTTATGTATTCAAGCCTAGCGGCAGGGTTAGGTGGGTTGTCGTAGGCAGGACACAGGATTACCTAATATTACTTAAAGCAGGATACTGCACGTGCGACGATTTCTACTTTAGAGTCTTAAGTCATGAAAAGCCCATGTGCTATCATTTATTGGCCGCTAAGATGGCTTTAGAAAGCGGAAAGTACGAGGAAATATACGAAGAGGACAGATGGTACCCCAAGCTGTTAAACGAATGGTTACCGAAATAG
- a CDS encoding phosphoribosyltransferase family protein has translation MLNRVMLYNGESTYRVRIGDIVRELPIVQVEEGLWIASDADLVLGDIEFVLHAAELISKKVEPLGPDVIVSPEAKALPLAFQVAKNLGHSKIVFVRKSVKAYMSDYLLVEVKSITTNEKQTLVLTRGDAEYLEGKKVCLLDDVVSTGGTLKALESITNKAGGKIICKASVWIEGPWYEGDLMFLGELPVFVNEEKLKELEAALCKIHK, from the coding sequence ATGTTGAATAGAGTTATGCTTTACAACGGCGAGTCCACCTACAGAGTTAGGATCGGCGACATCGTAAGGGAGTTGCCAATAGTCCAGGTTGAGGAAGGGCTTTGGATAGCATCCGATGCGGACCTGGTTTTGGGCGACATAGAGTTCGTTCTTCATGCAGCTGAGCTGATTTCTAAAAAGGTTGAACCTTTGGGTCCAGACGTGATAGTTTCGCCTGAGGCAAAGGCATTACCGCTTGCGTTCCAGGTTGCCAAGAACCTCGGACATAGTAAAATAGTCTTCGTAAGAAAGAGCGTCAAAGCTTACATGTCGGACTATCTACTCGTGGAGGTTAAGTCTATCACGACCAACGAGAAACAGACTCTTGTTCTGACTAGAGGAGATGCGGAATACCTAGAGGGAAAAAAGGTCTGTCTTCTGGATGATGTGGTGTCGACGGGAGGTACACTAAAGGCCCTAGAGAGCATAACCAACAAGGCCGGTGGAAAAATTATTTGCAAGGCTTCTGTATGGATAGAAGGACCATGGTATGAAGGTGACCTGATGTTCCTTGGAGAGCTACCGGTGTTCGTGAACGAAGAAAAACTTAAGGAGCTGGAGGCTGCCCTATGCAAAATTCATAAGTGA
- a CDS encoding DMT family transporter: MLGLTLSLLSAVIFGLNSVVVRRGLITGDVYPSVWISLIFAIPYTLVISSLTGEIWALTNLSFTAIIYFAIAGISNFLVVRYLIYMAIKLAGATVTLPIVSCDTLITVFLGIIVLGEGFSFKLIVATILVVIGIVLVTSRNAHVEGGRGSIINFKRGILYAILAMLSLSISSITIRLGTLETNTPSLGLLISNFFALTTGSVLLALPKYKEEVLSVDVKAKNYFLIGAFLVTTGQLTRYVALANAPVSLASPVINTHPLFTLILSYIFNRKLEVFDWKVLVGTPLVVIALILAFL; encoded by the coding sequence ATGCTTGGGTTGACCCTTTCATTACTGTCGGCCGTGATCTTTGGGCTGAATTCAGTTGTAGTGAGGAGGGGTCTCATAACCGGCGACGTCTACCCTAGTGTATGGATTAGCTTAATATTCGCAATACCTTATACGCTCGTCATCTCCTCTCTTACCGGTGAGATATGGGCTTTAACCAATTTGAGCTTTACAGCAATAATCTATTTTGCTATCGCGGGCATATCAAACTTTCTCGTTGTAAGATATTTGATATACATGGCCATAAAGTTGGCTGGTGCTACGGTAACTCTTCCGATAGTTTCCTGTGACACACTGATAACTGTTTTTCTTGGAATAATAGTGCTCGGAGAGGGGTTTTCGTTTAAATTAATAGTTGCAACGATACTTGTTGTGATCGGTATAGTGCTAGTTACAAGCAGGAACGCTCACGTCGAAGGTGGGCGCGGATCCATAATAAATTTTAAGCGAGGCATACTCTATGCAATTCTCGCAATGTTAAGCCTCAGCATATCATCGATCACCATAAGGTTAGGTACGCTCGAGACAAACACACCATCTTTGGGTCTACTGATATCAAATTTTTTTGCTCTGACAACAGGTTCTGTTTTATTGGCTCTTCCAAAATATAAAGAAGAAGTTCTTAGCGTTGACGTAAAAGCTAAAAACTATTTTCTCATAGGCGCGTTCTTGGTAACGACTGGACAGTTAACACGTTACGTTGCACTTGCCAATGCGCCGGTCAGTCTTGCATCACCAGTCATCAACACCCATCCTTTGTTCACCTTAATACTATCTTACATCTTTAATAGAAAGCTCGAAGTTTTCGATTGGAAAGTTCTCGTAGGAACACCTTTAGTGGTAATAGCCTTAATCCTAGCCTTCCTCTAG
- a CDS encoding ATP/GTP-binding protein, whose amino-acid sequence MLNVVFIGTAGCGKTSLTHVFGKWLENELDADVSYVNLDPGVHITPYSPSYDVREIITVERLMDYGLGPNGAMIRAAEIIEEKISEVSRKVRALESDFKLIDTPGQMELFLFRPMGPRFIEEMSKHTPTVSVYIIDPALVSNLSGLAISFLLPVMTRLRLGVPVVSVINKADLLEVYKVEEFSKNLRALEEKMFSEERGLIVDLASRFLELIEEFSKNIRIVKTSAKTGEGMNDLYTLIHEALCECGDLM is encoded by the coding sequence ATGTTAAACGTAGTTTTCATCGGCACAGCTGGATGCGGGAAGACTAGTTTAACACATGTTTTCGGCAAATGGTTAGAAAATGAGCTAGACGCAGACGTATCATATGTCAACTTAGACCCTGGAGTTCATATAACGCCCTACAGCCCGTCATATGATGTAAGAGAGATAATAACCGTTGAGAGGTTAATGGATTATGGGCTAGGACCTAACGGTGCGATGATCAGAGCAGCTGAGATAATAGAAGAGAAGATCTCCGAGGTATCTAGGAAGGTTCGTGCTCTCGAATCAGATTTTAAGTTAATAGACACTCCTGGACAGATGGAGCTATTCTTATTTAGACCTATGGGTCCGAGGTTTATCGAAGAGATGTCTAAACATACTCCGACGGTTTCTGTGTACATAATCGACCCAGCTTTGGTCTCTAATCTAAGCGGTTTGGCCATATCGTTTCTGTTACCGGTAATGACCAGACTCAGATTAGGTGTTCCAGTAGTCTCTGTGATAAACAAAGCAGATTTACTTGAAGTATACAAGGTTGAAGAGTTCTCAAAAAATCTGCGTGCTTTGGAGGAAAAGATGTTCTCCGAAGAGAGAGGGTTGATAGTAGACCTGGCATCGAGGTTTCTTGAATTGATCGAGGAATTTTCCAAGAATATTAGGATAGTTAAGACGTCAGCTAAAACGGGAGAAGGTATGAACGACCTTTATACGTTAATCCACGAAGCTCTGTGCGAATGCGGCGACCTGATGTAG
- the rnz gene encoding ribonuclease Z — translation MRIIFLGTGGGMPSRRRGLPAIAIKYAGSTLLFDCGESTQRQAMLAGLGFKRDFKIFLTHLHGDHVLGLPGLLYTLSMLSRNDPVEIYGPSGTEEVVKALLITTSGTTSFPIKIVEVDEGVVYTSREYKVEAIRTEHTTKSLAYKLQEKERPGRMRVEYLESIGLPRGPLWGKLQRGYAVVYRGRKITPEEAVGPPRKGRVVVYTGDTRPTERIVEFSRNADVLIHEATFSHNLSERAKAEGHSTAREAAEIAAAAAVKRLYLFHISPRYDNNPEQLLSEAKSVFPQTYLSEDFMQFDVPYPLEEG, via the coding sequence ATGAGGATAATTTTCTTGGGAACTGGAGGCGGTATGCCGAGCAGGAGACGTGGACTACCGGCCATTGCTATAAAATACGCAGGTAGTACGCTTCTATTCGATTGCGGCGAGTCAACACAAAGACAAGCAATGCTGGCTGGCTTAGGTTTCAAAAGGGACTTCAAGATCTTCTTAACTCACCTTCACGGAGATCATGTTTTAGGTTTGCCTGGTTTGTTGTATACGCTGTCTATGTTAAGCAGAAATGACCCTGTTGAGATTTACGGACCCTCCGGCACCGAAGAAGTCGTCAAGGCCTTACTCATTACCACTTCTGGTACTACTAGTTTCCCCATCAAGATAGTTGAGGTGGACGAAGGTGTTGTTTATACATCAAGAGAATATAAGGTCGAGGCTATAAGAACAGAACATACCACAAAGTCATTAGCATACAAACTCCAAGAAAAGGAAAGGCCGGGTAGGATGCGCGTAGAGTATTTGGAAAGTATAGGTTTACCGAGAGGCCCTCTATGGGGCAAACTACAAAGAGGGTACGCTGTGGTTTACAGAGGCAGAAAGATAACGCCAGAAGAGGCGGTCGGCCCTCCGAGGAAGGGAAGAGTAGTTGTCTATACAGGAGACACGAGACCGACGGAAAGGATTGTAGAGTTCAGCAGGAATGCTGACGTCCTGATACATGAGGCAACGTTTTCTCATAACCTTTCCGAAAGGGCCAAGGCGGAAGGTCATTCCACTGCAAGGGAAGCGGCAGAGATCGCCGCCGCGGCTGCCGTAAAAAGGTTGTATTTGTTTCACATAAGTCCACGATATGACAACAATCCAGAGCAGCTTTTATCAGAAGCAAAGAGTGTATTTCCACAAACGTACCTGTCTGAAGATTTTATGCAATTTGACGTGCCATACCCTCTAGAGGAAGGCTAG
- a CDS encoding ATP-binding cassette domain-containing protein, translated as MEALGDRGLKAIGLGCRYDKSWVFKDLNFSVKPGEALGIIGPSGSGKTTLAYCITGIIPKNLKGEVAGSVYVDGNNILELDDKERYKIVNVVLQNYEIQIFGLTVEEDLLFVLENLELDEEETEKRLEWALERFGLKEYRNYQVNELSGGLRQRLALASTLLMRPKYLVMDDPMANLDWRGIVELRQTLRMLKDSGHGLVIMARRLKGLDSVIDKTITLGYEPAQQNMLDDVLGESRPTFIEDDPVIKFENVWFKYARRMVLKNVNLTINRGQCVVLMGPNGSGKTTLAKHINGLLKPSSGRVLVLGKDTKIHGPAQIAKHVGFVFQDPDKHITQESVWEEAIFGAKNLGLSCSYAETVLEVLKLNHRKNDPPYCLSMGERIRLSIAGVLAMNPEVLIFDEPTTGQDEETLSIINSLLKKMKTEGKTILVITHDSDFALKIGDRIIVIYDGSVVADGQPRRILFDNGLLEKFGLEPPSNVLVQPVKEVFDYAKA; from the coding sequence ATGGAGGCTTTAGGCGATCGTGGTCTTAAGGCGATCGGTCTAGGGTGTAGATACGATAAAAGTTGGGTATTCAAAGACCTCAATTTTTCTGTTAAACCCGGAGAAGCTCTTGGAATAATCGGACCGAGCGGCTCGGGAAAGACTACGCTCGCTTATTGCATTACAGGAATTATTCCCAAGAACTTAAAGGGTGAAGTAGCAGGAAGCGTTTACGTCGATGGAAACAATATACTGGAGCTGGACGACAAAGAAAGGTATAAGATTGTAAACGTGGTCCTGCAGAACTACGAGATACAAATATTCGGCCTTACGGTTGAAGAAGATCTTTTATTCGTACTCGAAAACCTTGAGCTAGACGAAGAAGAAACCGAGAAGAGACTCGAATGGGCTCTAGAACGCTTCGGGCTGAAAGAGTACAGAAATTATCAGGTTAATGAACTTTCGGGTGGACTTCGACAAAGGCTCGCGTTAGCTTCAACGCTTTTGATGCGACCAAAATATCTTGTAATGGACGACCCTATGGCCAACCTAGATTGGCGCGGTATAGTTGAATTACGACAAACACTTCGGATGTTGAAAGATAGCGGGCACGGTTTAGTGATAATGGCCAGGAGACTTAAGGGTCTGGACTCGGTAATTGATAAGACGATTACATTAGGATACGAACCAGCTCAACAGAATATGCTGGATGATGTGTTGGGAGAATCCCGCCCTACATTTATTGAAGACGACCCTGTTATCAAGTTTGAGAACGTTTGGTTCAAGTATGCTAGGAGGATGGTTTTAAAGAACGTTAACCTAACTATAAACCGTGGTCAGTGTGTAGTTCTGATGGGGCCAAACGGTTCAGGAAAGACTACGCTCGCTAAACACATCAACGGTTTACTTAAGCCTTCAAGCGGAAGGGTCTTGGTTCTTGGAAAAGACACAAAAATACACGGGCCTGCACAAATAGCAAAGCACGTCGGATTCGTATTTCAAGATCCAGACAAGCACATTACACAAGAAAGCGTTTGGGAAGAGGCTATCTTTGGAGCTAAAAATCTAGGTTTATCCTGTTCTTATGCCGAGACGGTATTAGAAGTATTAAAGCTTAATCATCGAAAAAATGATCCGCCCTACTGCTTAAGCATGGGTGAAAGGATTCGGTTATCTATAGCCGGCGTCTTAGCTATGAACCCAGAGGTGTTGATTTTTGACGAGCCAACTACAGGACAAGATGAAGAGACTCTGTCAATCATCAACTCATTACTAAAGAAGATGAAAACCGAAGGGAAAACTATATTAGTAATCACCCATGATAGCGATTTTGCTCTGAAAATAGGCGACAGAATTATTGTCATATACGACGGTAGTGTGGTGGCAGACGGCCAGCCAAGAAGGATCCTCTTTGATAACGGCTTACTCGAAAAATTTGGATTGGAGCCCCCATCAAACGTTTTAGTCCAACCGGTCAAGGAGGTGTTTGACTATGCCAAAGCTTGA
- a CDS encoding RsmD family RNA methyltransferase gives MKERARYFFQLSGEHPELSFGELRAILFTFDSSPNVTLDCKNVGLAETTKDCAVMAVERSAYVKEAALLIVKSTDMRELIEYVRSAPLHDLLNDGETFEVRCVKCWGAEHDAKKAEAELGEIVLNCGKHVSVNLSNPDKRFVLLATPYGLFFGLSIARKRKKEFYDRKAGRRPFTLPSALQPNVARCMVNLARVKPGGRILDPFAGSASILIEAWLLGYESVGLEIKHWICRGARLNLERYAPEGPDIVNGDAMVIPFRKGFDAIVTDPPYGRSTTISTRSLNSLLEGFLSNATYLLAEGGRICMASPSDTDLISLGKTYGLEVLETYAIRVHGTLTRNITVFRMH, from the coding sequence ATGAAAGAACGAGCGCGATATTTCTTTCAACTATCAGGCGAGCATCCTGAGTTATCTTTTGGTGAACTAAGGGCTATACTCTTCACGTTTGACAGCTCACCAAATGTTACCTTAGATTGTAAAAATGTTGGATTAGCAGAAACTACTAAAGATTGCGCAGTTATGGCTGTCGAACGGTCCGCTTACGTAAAGGAAGCGGCTCTGCTTATAGTAAAGTCCACAGATATGCGTGAGTTAATCGAATATGTGAGATCTGCGCCCCTGCATGATTTACTGAACGATGGAGAAACATTCGAAGTTAGATGCGTAAAGTGTTGGGGCGCGGAACACGATGCAAAAAAAGCTGAAGCGGAGTTAGGAGAAATCGTCCTAAATTGTGGGAAACACGTCTCAGTAAACTTAAGTAATCCTGATAAAAGGTTCGTACTTTTGGCGACACCTTATGGGCTTTTCTTCGGATTGTCGATCGCAAGGAAGAGAAAGAAGGAATTTTACGATAGGAAAGCAGGTAGGAGACCTTTCACGTTACCTTCTGCACTTCAGCCTAATGTCGCTAGGTGCATGGTTAACCTAGCCAGGGTTAAACCCGGAGGCAGAATACTTGACCCGTTTGCTGGCTCAGCCTCGATACTTATTGAGGCATGGTTATTAGGATACGAGTCAGTAGGATTGGAGATAAAGCATTGGATATGCAGAGGCGCAAGACTAAACTTAGAGCGTTATGCGCCTGAAGGTCCTGACATAGTAAACGGCGACGCAATGGTCATACCGTTTAGGAAAGGCTTTGACGCAATAGTGACGGACCCTCCGTATGGTAGGTCTACGACAATATCGACCCGCTCTTTAAATAGCTTGTTAGAGGGTTTTCTGTCAAACGCAACTTACCTTCTCGCAGAGGGGGGAAGAATATGCATGGCCTCACCTTCAGACACCGATTTAATCTCCTTGGGAAAGACGTATGGTCTGGAAGTCCTAGAGACGTACGCGATAAGGGTGCACGGGACTTTGACGAGAAACATAACAGTTTTTAGGATGCATTAG
- a CDS encoding DNA topoisomerase IV subunit A: MSVEDGQDKKRTTHAYKIDKIKEDVLQSLMKLGEKIVNNIEEGVFPEIQLPLRATSNIIYDPNLRQYVLGNKHVLRTTKNVKHLRPFAQLIWISSFAKKLIKAGKTSTLRDTYYVAIGEGIDFEDQNESDNAIVELESLLGHPREDLNIFPEERASIYGDLVIEYTVPGFRGKRVDLSSHPDGFAIGPALTTAEFVKCGAEVLFVIEKGAVFARFVEEGADKKYKALLIHTAGQSPRNARKLIRRLNEELNLPVYIFADADPFGVHIASVLIHGSAISAHLRELNIPDAVWAGLYASDIIKYKLPSMKFTEQDAKRLEELKRDPRYQTDPWKRELGVFSKIERKAELEAFSKYGLEFIVKEFLPERLAELTKR, from the coding sequence ATGAGTGTGGAGGACGGACAGGACAAAAAACGTACAACGCATGCGTATAAAATCGATAAGATAAAGGAAGATGTATTGCAATCCTTAATGAAGCTTGGCGAGAAGATTGTGAATAATATCGAGGAAGGTGTTTTTCCGGAAATTCAGCTTCCATTAAGGGCGACGAGCAACATAATATACGATCCTAACTTGAGACAGTATGTGCTAGGAAATAAACATGTTTTAAGGACAACGAAAAATGTTAAGCACCTCAGACCATTCGCCCAGTTGATCTGGATTAGTAGCTTCGCTAAGAAACTAATAAAGGCTGGCAAAACTTCTACCCTTAGGGATACGTACTACGTCGCTATAGGCGAAGGCATAGATTTTGAAGACCAGAATGAAAGTGACAATGCAATAGTCGAGTTAGAAAGCCTGCTGGGACATCCTAGGGAGGACCTTAACATATTCCCAGAAGAAAGAGCATCAATATACGGCGACTTGGTAATAGAATACACGGTACCAGGTTTTAGGGGTAAGAGGGTTGATCTTTCATCGCACCCGGATGGTTTCGCCATAGGTCCAGCTCTAACAACGGCCGAATTCGTTAAGTGTGGTGCTGAAGTTCTCTTTGTCATAGAGAAAGGTGCGGTTTTTGCAAGGTTTGTGGAAGAAGGTGCCGATAAGAAATATAAAGCCCTTCTCATCCATACGGCCGGTCAATCTCCAAGAAATGCAAGAAAACTGATTAGGAGGTTAAATGAGGAGCTTAACCTTCCCGTTTACATATTTGCGGATGCAGATCCTTTTGGTGTCCACATAGCATCAGTCTTAATCCATGGTTCGGCCATATCGGCACATCTACGTGAGCTGAACATCCCCGATGCCGTATGGGCCGGCCTATACGCATCAGACATCATCAAGTATAAGCTTCCATCCATGAAATTTACCGAGCAGGACGCGAAAAGGTTGGAAGAGCTAAAAAGAGACCCGAGATACCAAACCGACCCATGGAAGAGGGAGTTGGGCGTGTTCTCAAAAATCGAGAGAAAAGCAGAGCTCGAGGCCTTCTCTAAGTATGGTCTAGAATTTATCGTAAAGGAATTCTTGCCTGAAAGGTTGGCAGAATTAACCAAGCGGTAA
- a CDS encoding energy-coupling factor transporter transmembrane protein EcfT, producing the protein MPKLDCRSKLVFFFSIMALTFICKDFWCMLALLATAFVIVIMKGFSLLSKSLRMTIPMVVVAFVVWSMLHNWSLFQSGGAGLDWQLGGFMAMRLFTILMISAGFLATVKPGDLMKGLSLFGIPYGVVFTTGLALRHVYTVADDYHAVKEALSSRGLEFDKGPLNKRIRNYVFVLTPLLIRSIENAEKLVLAMKLKVFSLGRRRRRSEKLGPLDMLLMVSSLVAVVLAILHYWVGII; encoded by the coding sequence ATGCCAAAGCTTGATTGTAGAAGCAAACTAGTCTTTTTCTTCTCGATTATGGCCCTCACTTTCATTTGTAAGGATTTTTGGTGCATGCTCGCCCTCCTAGCTACGGCGTTCGTAATAGTGATCATGAAAGGATTTTCCCTACTCAGTAAAAGCTTAAGGATGACGATCCCTATGGTCGTCGTTGCGTTTGTTGTATGGTCCATGCTCCACAATTGGTCCCTTTTTCAATCTGGAGGAGCCGGCTTAGACTGGCAGCTTGGAGGTTTCATGGCTATGAGGTTATTCACAATTTTAATGATATCTGCCGGATTCTTAGCGACAGTTAAACCGGGAGATCTGATGAAGGGACTTTCCTTATTTGGCATACCGTACGGAGTAGTATTCACCACTGGTCTGGCCCTCAGGCACGTCTACACCGTAGCAGACGACTACCATGCGGTCAAAGAAGCCCTCTCCTCAAGAGGTCTGGAGTTTGATAAAGGCCCCCTCAACAAAAGGATTAGAAATTATGTGTTTGTTTTGACACCGCTGTTAATAAGGAGCATCGAGAATGCTGAAAAGTTAGTGCTTGCGATGAAATTAAAGGTGTTCTCGCTCGGTAGGAGGCGAAGGAGAAGCGAAAAACTCGGTCCGCTGGATATGCTATTGATGGTGTCTTCCCTCGTCGCGGTGGTGCTTGCAATTCTCCATTATTGGGTAGGGATTATCTAG
- a CDS encoding metallophosphoesterase translates to MFKIPEVPALLVERPIKSLIISDVHIGFEEELHNIGFRVPSQSWKLVEEIKHLIEKTGVKRLIILGDLKHKVPGTSKIEWRYLSSMVEDVRRIVDEVILVPGNHDAGIVKVLGNSVVYAPSRGLVIEDGEHKVGLFHGHTWPSINLSNADILVMGHIHPVVRLRAELGFTIRKRVWLSLETERASLVRRLRRQRNLKTPRGRMNLLVMPSFNDFLSGVAVNAVSEGRELLGPIMKSGLFDLSKAEVYMLDGTHLGKVSDLREFA, encoded by the coding sequence TTGTTTAAGATACCAGAAGTACCCGCCCTGCTGGTTGAACGACCTATTAAAAGCCTCATAATATCGGACGTCCACATAGGCTTCGAAGAAGAGCTCCATAATATCGGTTTTAGGGTTCCTTCCCAAAGCTGGAAGCTCGTTGAAGAGATCAAACACTTGATAGAAAAAACTGGAGTTAAAAGGTTAATAATTTTAGGTGACCTTAAACATAAGGTTCCAGGGACCTCTAAGATTGAATGGAGATATTTGTCCAGTATGGTCGAAGACGTTCGGAGAATAGTTGATGAGGTAATACTGGTTCCAGGAAATCACGATGCTGGCATAGTCAAGGTACTTGGAAATTCTGTCGTTTATGCCCCGTCAAGAGGTCTTGTCATAGAAGATGGAGAACACAAAGTTGGTTTATTTCATGGTCATACGTGGCCTTCAATAAACCTCTCAAACGCTGACATACTGGTGATGGGACATATACATCCTGTCGTCAGGTTAAGAGCGGAACTCGGTTTTACTATTAGGAAAAGAGTTTGGCTAAGTCTCGAAACCGAGAGAGCATCGCTGGTGAGAAGGTTAAGAAGACAACGAAACTTGAAGACCCCGAGGGGACGTATGAACCTTTTAGTGATGCCGTCCTTTAACGACTTCCTTTCGGGTGTCGCTGTGAACGCCGTATCGGAGGGGCGGGAACTATTAGGACCAATAATGAAATCGGGCTTGTTTGATTTATCTAAGGCCGAGGTTTACATGCTTGACGGCACGCATCTAGGTAAGGTTTCAGACCTGAGGGAATTTGCATGA
- a CDS encoding sugar phosphate isomerase/epimerase, whose translation MIPCVSTLSVHESPFGRILEWLKRLGAEVWEIIDEKPNELDVKKVESYKNAAPSNLTLINVHGPYNPLALGHVWFKRLEVTISLAGLLRSSYVVVHAPKFEDFEVTLKSLERLSSTASTFGINLLVENCTSNESSYLNTVEDFVTLFDTTCAKNLGLCLDVGHAYIEGEIDDFLSRLYEKLRNVHLHDNDGIRDLHMPLDAGRVPWRRILETLARKGYEGFVTLECKRGIEESLNKLDEVLAGFNIL comes from the coding sequence ATGATACCCTGTGTGTCAACTCTCTCGGTTCATGAATCTCCATTCGGTAGGATTTTAGAATGGTTGAAACGCTTAGGAGCAGAAGTATGGGAAATAATAGACGAAAAGCCCAATGAGTTAGATGTAAAAAAGGTTGAGAGTTATAAGAATGCCGCACCTAGTAATTTAACGTTGATAAACGTTCATGGGCCTTATAATCCGCTAGCATTAGGGCACGTTTGGTTTAAAAGGCTTGAAGTTACAATATCTTTGGCTGGGCTATTACGCTCCAGCTACGTCGTTGTACATGCTCCAAAGTTTGAAGATTTTGAAGTTACGCTTAAAAGTCTAGAAAGGCTATCATCCACTGCTTCAACGTTTGGAATAAACCTGCTTGTTGAGAACTGTACGTCAAACGAGAGTTCATATCTGAACACCGTTGAAGATTTCGTCACACTTTTTGATACAACGTGTGCAAAAAACTTGGGTCTATGCTTGGATGTAGGTCATGCATACATCGAAGGAGAAATAGACGATTTTTTAAGTAGGCTCTATGAAAAGCTCAGGAACGTTCATTTGCATGACAACGACGGTATACGTGACTTACATATGCCTTTAGATGCTGGGAGAGTTCCATGGCGAAGGATTTTAGAAACGCTGGCTAGAAAAGGATACGAAGGGTTTGTGACACTAGAGTGCAAACGTGGCATCGAAGAGAGCTTGAACAAGTTGGACGAGGTTTTAGCTGGATTTAACATCCTTTAA
- a CDS encoding ECF transporter S component: protein MEQEVVVKYKKPDALTAIAYAVMTGAITGVGFLLTAPVPLIPGAIHWRVMAFLPCVFGVLFGPVIGFLSGAIGNTLWAIIGGYFNPATPIFDLIGVGLTGLIPGLICTPKDTMSGKGILKVAIISLISGIIMVPIVAVGFDWVGVAPFGPAVFMLAVSDLPPILVGTPIVLKAIAPPLIRRGLLKWRL, encoded by the coding sequence ATGGAACAAGAAGTAGTCGTAAAGTACAAGAAACCTGACGCGCTAACGGCAATCGCCTATGCAGTTATGACTGGAGCCATTACCGGTGTAGGCTTTTTGCTTACTGCTCCTGTGCCGCTAATACCCGGTGCGATTCACTGGAGGGTCATGGCTTTTCTTCCTTGCGTATTCGGCGTACTCTTCGGCCCGGTCATAGGGTTCCTATCCGGTGCCATAGGCAACACCTTGTGGGCGATAATAGGTGGTTACTTTAATCCGGCGACCCCTATCTTCGATCTAATAGGCGTAGGTCTAACCGGTCTTATACCTGGGCTAATATGCACACCCAAAGATACGATGAGCGGTAAGGGAATCCTGAAAGTGGCAATTATATCGCTCATATCAGGCATAATCATGGTGCCGATAGTCGCAGTAGGTTTCGACTGGGTCGGAGTAGCACCATTCGGGCCTGCCGTTTTCATGCTAGCGGTCAGCGACCTGCCGCCCATCCTCGTCGGAACGCCGATAGTTCTGAAGGCCATAGCCCCTCCGCTGATTAGGAGGGGGCTCCTCAAATGGAGGCTTTAG